In Camelina sativa cultivar DH55 chromosome 13, Cs, whole genome shotgun sequence, the genomic window TACAACAAAAGTGGTGATTACACAGTTCATTCAGGATACTGGCTATTTATGCATAACCCTGGTCAACCAAACAACCTCCCACCTATTCCCCATGGATCCCCTGAACTAAAAAGGAAGATTTGAAAGCTAAATATTCTCCCAAAGTTAAAACATTTCCTGTGGCGTATACTCTCAAAATCTCTACCTACCCTTACACGATTAGGTACTCGTGGAATGAACCTAGACCCTATCTGTCCCAGATGTTTTCAAGTGGACAAAACCATTGAACACATTCTAATTCTTTGCCCATATGCTGAATCAGTTTGGCAAATATATAATGTCCATGTTTCTCTGCTTTACACCTCATATACGAATGCAGAATCTTTCATTGCTGCTTTGTTTGATTATCATAATGCTAGAACAACTCCAACTAACAGGCAACTTCTACCATTTTGGTTATTATGGCACCTTTGGACAAGTAGGAATTCCTTTGTTTTTGAAGGGATACAGGACAAACCGAACATTGTCCTTCACTGTGCTCAATcaatgatgttcatatattttaccctgttttcccttagcaTATTCACATATTTTGCATGATTTTCCATCACATTTGTCCATTAATGTATACCCTTAtaactgtttatgcattagagtaggttttgcattgcatttgcatagtttcttgcatgaacaggtgattttggatcctaaggagcaaGGATAGAATGCGGAAGATGATTGAAGCTGTCAAGTGAAGGAAACAAGAGAtttagagctgaagaatcaaggtccggaagtccactcaaccgcccactcgaccagacactcgaccgtgtgcggagaaagAATCGATcggatggaagaagcagaagaagatggccactcgaccagcactcgaccgagcacgtGGTAGAGTTGACCGAGCCACCctcctattttgtcttttagtatttttagggtttccctTCCTTTTGCTATATAAGCCTTGTACCCTACAGCCACcaaaaagggagagagagagattttttagAGTACAATattctagacctagtatttacccttttgggaattattttacttttgcaCTTTCTTCTCCTTAGATTCTCTAGCCACCTTTGAGAAAACTAAGAAATCTATGATATTTGTTGGTTCTgtaactttctaagtattgagtATTTGactttgattccttcttcaatattgtagatctcttaCTCATCtatctaataatgcaagtttcattgatttctgggtttataacTTTGTCTATCATGTTCTGTGATTCtgagtagtggcttaggatcttgaggatggattagGATGGGTAAAAGCTATGGTTGTTTAGGTtgatcaagcttgtttgttGCATATCTCTTCTGGCTTAGATAAGCTCTATGCTATCCTTATACTGTGAGGGTGAGGATAGATCTCAGCCTTCTTaacatcataccaatgtttaagttgctgGATAAGGCTAaggctagagattatcattgagcatgctaagagattagacgctttgtttgatttttgaccataatgatctgggttttaatgTCTGCTCTTATATGTAATAGCCAATGAGAGATGGGTCTAAGAAGTATTTGAGCTTGAGTGTTATtgccatgagaatggattaacatgttttggaagatcattgtctagataTTAGCTcattgattgaggtttgttggtcaATCTAGATAACCATAGTTtaagcccatgaatccatcctcaggaccttcctttgtttattgatttcctagttcaagttttgtagtttgtttactgttgctctgtttcaatatttgctctgTTCCTTGCATCCGCTTaccaactcgaccatccactcgattGTGCCTCGATCGAGTACCTGCTCGAGCTCGTCCAgagttcttgttttttgttctgcATTCACCTATTTCATTTCCTGTCTTGCATCAGTTTATCTTAGTAGCTTTTATATTCTACATTTCACAATCAtcgttaggttgttagtgacaaacatcctttagatttggcttgacttagataagtattcacatcctgattgcttgcatcacactcatattggtttgacatcctttatgctacaactacataagggtaattgaaacaccttgcatccatctCCATCATCAATCATCCCACACCACAAAAAGAATaggtttcaatttggcgccgttgcccatttgagtgtttgtttgtgacaattaggatctatacaagtctaagattaagttctatttcTCCTGTGAACAATACTGATTCGAATTCTTCATCTGCTTCGTTGTTTTGAgtctcaggtaccaactcgacacACAACTCGAGCTACCACTCAACCATCTGCTgttcgagtacctgatcgagtcacAACCCGGATACAATTAGTCATCTCGTCTTAGTCAGTTCGACCTTCACGCGAGccagtgctcgaccgagtgtcagTTCGAGTACCTAGTCGAGTCAGTTGATGCAAACCAGATCTAAGGGGAATCAGAATCTTCAGAGGTACCTTGATCACATCAATCAACTACCACGAGACCTAAGACAACAGAGAACAAGAatccaacaagaacaagaaaatcagTTGCTGATGgagcaacaaaacaatcaagatctcagaccaaggaacattggtgcaggagatgcaccaaacacacacaaccaaagagctggtattgtacCTCCAACAGTTGCTAATAATAACTATGAGATTAAAAGTGGGTTGATCTCTATGATTCAAGCAAATAAGTTTCATGGTTTGCCTATGGAAGACCCTTTGgaccatcttgatgagtttgacagaatctgtagcctcaccaagatcaatggtgtaaGTGAAGATGACTTCAAGTTAAGActattcctttttttccttGGAGATAAGGCACACTTGTGGGAGAAGGCCTTGCCAACAGGAGCTATCACCACTTGGGATGAATGCAAAAAGGCCTTCTTAGCTAAGTTCTTCTCTAATGCAAGGACTGCAAGGTtaaggaatgagatttctgattttgcacagaagaataatgaaagcttttgtgaggcatgggagagattcaaaggCTTCCAAACTCAATGCCCACATCATGGCTTTAGCAATGAATCTCTACTCAATACCTTATATAGAGGAGTTCTACCTAAGATAAAGATGCTATTGGACACAGCTtccaatggaaacttcctcaataagaatgtagaagaaggatgggagctAGTGGAGAACCTAGCACAATAtgatgggaactacaatgaggactatgatagaACAGTAAGGGTTGTCCCCACTGATCAAGAtgagaagtataagaaggacttgaaggtTGTCAATGAGAAGCTGGACAGGATTCTGCTTAGTCAACAGAAGAATATTCACTTCCTTGCTGAAGAAGACACAACAATTCAAGCTGGGGAGAATGAGTTGGCTGAGTTGTGTTACATGCAGAACCAAGGTGGCTACAAACCTTACAACCAGTTCAAGAACAACAgtctctcttataggagtaccaaTGTGGCAAACCCACAAGACCAAGTATATCCTCCTCAACAGCCCCAACAGCAGAACAACTATGCCCCCAAGCAGCAACATAATGGTTTTCAGGCCCCAATGTGTCCCcctccagggtttcagactaaccaaggccaagaaccagATTTGAGAGCAATGATGCAGCAATTGCTGCTTGGGCAAGCTAATGGGCAGATTGAGGATgcaaagaagtttgctgagaTGAACCAAAGGATAACTTCTCAGTACAATGATCTTAACATAGTTTGAAAGCCTGAACTCTAAAGTGAAGTACATGGAGAGCAACACTGCCTCTACTTTAGCACCAAAACCTAATCAACTTCCTGGTaaagctattcaaaacccaagggagtttactgtTAAGGCCATACATTTGTATGAGGAagctgtcactgaggacagtgaaggtcaagctggggaggatttgTCACTTATTGAAGCTCAGAGCAAGGATTTCTCACAGCAAAATGAATCCGGCAAAGCattcgaccaagcactcgaacacacactcgatcgagtggctggtcgagtaACCAGTCGAGTTGCTTCCTCTGAAACTGTTAAGCCTGCTAAGTATATTCCTCCAGCTTACAAACCACCTAAgggaaattattgagaaaaaaagaagaattggCTTTGAAACAAAAGGAAgtcattgagaaaaaagaagaagtaatggCTTTAAAGGAAGAAGTTGTCATAGCAttcaaggaagaagagagaggaccagCTCTGGAACATTATGACCCATATCCTCTTTACCAAGGCATGCTACTTGAGATATCAAGGAAGAGAGCTCAAAAGCAAGATGAAAAGGATCTTAATGAGATTGAGGGAGTCATTATCCCAActaaacttgaagatcctggtCCATTCAATCTGCCTTGCTCCTTCAGCTATCTACACTACAATAAGTGCTTGTGTGATTTGGGAGtatctatcagtgtgatgccttACTCAATAGCACAGAAACTTGGGCAAACTGAACTCAAGACTAGCAACCTCTATATAAGTCTAGCTGATGGATCCATAGAGATGTAGttggaaaattggaaaattttcCAGTCAAGTTGGGCAAAGCTAGGATTtctacagattttgtggtaaaAGATATGGATAAGGAGCTGGAAGATCCTATTATCTTGGGAAGACCTTTCCTAGCCACTGATGGAGCTGTAATAGATGTCAAGGAGGGATTGGTAACCTTGAACATAGTTGAGGATGTGATCATGAAATTTGATATCAACAACCCAACCAACTTGCCCTCTAAGTATCAGCATTTTGTTCTTAATGACAAGGGGGTCATGAGATCTCAAGTGAAGTGGAAACTCCCAGGGTTAAGCTCTCTTCTCAAGAGGAATCAGTTGAAAAgctcaagggttcagttcaGGAGTTGACTGATTTGGTGAAGGACCTCCAAGTGCaactcaacaagaggtctttgaagaagacaagaccaaggctcaagattaagaagaaacaaggttCATGTGTTATgggtgaagtgatcaaggaACAGCTTCACACTGATCAAGTGGTACCAGGGAGGatctcatcacctccttggtctctaaaccaagcctgaaaaggcaatCAAaatcaagcttagtgactttaaacaagctcactagggaggaagtccctaaggtatcattgtaaatatgctttattttccttgtagttttgatttcttttcttttatgtttgtgttgggcaggccaTTTTATGAGAGTGTAGATGGTTTTGGAATGAATTGGACTTGTGCAAGTGgactcgcaagcccactcgaccggTCCACCAgaggtactcgatcgagtggtaTGCAAGCCCAAGCCCACTCGATTCTCACTTCTCTTgcacgatcgagtggagggagaaagcagttcaaaattcaaattttggtcaAGTACTCGACCACGTGGGGCGAGTTGCAGAAAAAGAGAGtgaaagattcccaattcaaatttggatgcttaaaatctctctcaagttcatctctttgctcaagctttgttcttttggtttttgggttactaacctattaactttgagttttgagtctattcctttcagttctttctttcaaaaatgTCTTTAAGGTCTACAAGATCATCTCAACAAGCCGTTGATCGCTCATTGGAACGAAGTGATGCACAACTTGCATCAAGAAGGCAAGCTGGTGGAAgtactcgaccacccactcgagcaacCAATCGATCGGGTGCTGGCtcgagtaggcggtcgagtGGCATGCCGAAAAGAAAACATCAGTCAGTTGAGGAGGATCCTGAGCAaactgaaagtgaggaagagATACAGTTCACACTTCAAGAACACATAAGGAGGAACAAAGCAAAAGGAAAGAGGCCAGctgaagaacaacaagaagaggaggttgagagtgagagtgaagaagaagaagaagagcaagagaaagaacaagaaccTTGTGATCTAACCCCAAGGCAGCTCTATCAAGCTTTCATGAGAATGAGCTTCCAAGGAACgagatatccacacaaggagaccatggagaagttGGGAATTgctgaagatgtggagtttctTTTTGACAAGTGCAACCTAAGCAAGTTCATGAATTTGTGCATGGAGggatataaagaagaaagctttgaGTTCTTATCCACCATCAAGTTTCACTTCTACCCAAGGATGGACAAGGAAATGGGAGCTGGTTGTTGTGACTTCACCATCAAGGGGAAGAGATATGAGCTTTAATTcaagaagatagccaatatctttgactttgaagttggtagtgaaAGGAGTATGGCTATACCAAGGGAAGAGCTTTTCtctgtttgggaaaccattggagacaacaagatctactcatcctccaagtcCAAGAGCTAAAAGATAAGGAGCCCAGTACtaaggtattttcacaagtgtctagcaaacactttctttgctagaaaggagactggaaatGTGAATGAGGGAGAactcaagatgattgatgtagcACTCAATGGGATCATCCTCCAAGCAAGAAATGGCACCATCATCCTTGGTAGTAGTGTAGAGACTGATCTTGCCATGCTCCTTCTTGACCAAATGATCTATTATAGAAGCTGGGTGAGCAAGTTGCACAAGAGAGGGTCAACTGGAGTtttaaccattggaggcatcatcactccaatgcTAGTGGCTGCAAAGGTACCACTTAGAGGAGAGCAAGCTaagccaagatggattgacaccAACTACCTCCCTTCTACTCTCattctagccaaggagatgcacaATGGCAAGcacctcttcaactttgagcttccaacactagGGAAGCCTCAACTTGTTCTACCCAACAAGGAGCTTACCACCATAAGTGAAGGGGTgaacattgatttttggccatcttctgagttcttgtttgatgggacagcCCAAGTGATGGtagatgaagctggagatgtagaaatggctgatggggaagagcaattctactttgaggattatgagccaaacccaagagatagtagaggagtgagagaaactagcaagaggttgacactcctacaaaagtggaacaagttgCATGGAAAGAACTatgagaagctgaagaagaaggtgggaaAGATGACTAAGTCTATTAAGGGtttgaagaaggagattgctgaattgaagagtggaaactctTCACTAACACCATCTaaccctttgaggaggagtagctcaacaaGAGCATTATCTAGAGCTGAACTAGCAGTGGAACCAGCAAGAGCTTCGATGCATGAGCCAATCAGAGGAGGAGAGGTTCAAGTCGCCCAGAACAACAGTTtccgaggcactcgaccggctCACTCGAGAACCCTCTCGACCAAGAACCTCCagtgcactcgaccgagtacttGCCAAAGCCTCTTTATGGTTTCCCAACTCCAGCAGGATATCCAGGATATCCCTATGGCCAAGATTACCCTCTCATCCCTCTccaatacttcatggatccagcccTCTTGCAGCAATTCTACCAGCAGCAAAGGAGCCAATTTATGCCACAACAATCAACTCGCATGCCAACTCGACCACCCCACTCGACTGATCACTCGACCGAGTATCAGTCGATGGCTATAGTCGAGTTGCCTCCTTCTCCacctccaaatccaaatccaagcTCCCACTACACCTTTgacagcatgaatgaggatgtagACACTTTCTTCCACAACCAATAAGGTACCAACATCAACATTTCATTGTAAATACCATTTCATCTCAtgtttagttttcttatttcaaattttgaatcctctgacaaatttttattacacaagggactgtgtaatttaagtttgggggagggtttgagatagcatttgacattgtgttctgttttcttatttcaaatttttggcataaccatgttagtatttgcatttcatctatggcatagaaaaaccctaaaattttgaaattttttgcaaaaatctttacaaaaacagagtgttcatgttgTCTGCATTGCATATTGGCATCTTGTTTAGCTTGTTTCATGTAAGactgtttcatatttgcattgGGGATCTATGATGAATcatgccttgttagcttgtttaaattcactaaaatagaatcaatgcccaagttaataatactttgatgctagttgagcagctagaagcataagattgaaccaagccttgaattcctgcattgcatttggtttaaattgaagcatgttgtgatatGATGCCacttcctatttataagaacctaatattaatttgtaattatcaatttgtgcattgctttaaactcatggataccatatacatatttggatcatctttctcttttttaccactcttgctgatccaagtagctgattgcaccattaaaatcagttccccccacccttaaccaacccttgtttcaagccatgtttattcttgagtgtgtaaggcctttttgggattgagcttggtagaaagtgttaggtttgagctgacaagaatattgccttgtgtagttctagtttgcaactttcaaactagataggactaggtggtttaattgttgggtttgggacttggttgcattgaaaaagaaaagaaaagagaaagaaaaggtaatagtctttaggaggggaatgtgtttaagaaaatgtaaactctagtgaaagaatgggaagaatgagattgttaaagatggttctaatcaaagaaaataaaagaaagaaaagaagagtcaagcaaaaagcttttatgtcttaaggtttaagaagaagagtgaaCCATAGCAGTAAGAAAGAAATCTCCATTCCactagttgattcaaataagaaacctctcctaaggtttaaaaagaaaagtgaaaagggtatttgagaagagatgaagataagggtagaactaggaccatttgggattagaatgataggatcaaacactttggttacttttgggtagacaaggttttgttcttgtatgtgtctaagtgttcttacctttagcattcttctaaagctcaatccattttttatgagagaaccttgatattgataagccccactctaaacagagaccatcattgtctctaaacctttaccaccaagccaaatgagtttaaagcattgcataagattgattcatgttcttgcttaatgaatgttaaaggaaatggttgatttgaatgcatgtggatatctaagacTCAAATCAGTAAGGGTTGtgaaaggcttgtctaaaatctttaagtacagctcatttaacttgcatcatagtactagtaacttggacattgattctagctggtttgttagcaagctttaggagatgagatcccactttcaaacctcacctaccttctcatgtctttcatttgcttgagggcaagcaaagactaagtttgggggtgttgatgttcatatattttactctgttttcccttagcatattcacatcttttgcatgattttccaTCACATTTGTCCATTAATATATAGCCTTAGAACTgcttatgcattagagtaggttttgcattgcatttgcatagtttcttgcatgaACAGgagattttggatcctaaggagcatggatgGAATGC contains:
- the LOC104738268 gene encoding uncharacterized protein LOC104738268, with amino-acid sequence MALKEEVVIAFKEEERGPALEHYDPYPLYQGMLLEISRKRAQKQDEKDLNEIEGVIIPTKLEDPGPFNLPCSFSYLHYNKCLCDLGVSISVMPYSIAQKLGQTELKTSNLYIIKLGKARISTDFVVKDMDKELEDPIILGRPFLATDGAVIDVKEGLVTLNIVEDVIMKFDINNPTNLPSKYQHFVLNDKGVMRSQVKWKLPGLSSLLKRNQLKSSRVQFRS